One Parcubacteria group bacterium DNA window includes the following coding sequences:
- the rpmC gene encoding 50S ribosomal protein L29 codes for MEYKELQSKPAKELEKLLREKRKALRLFRFGSAGSRTKNVKEGRSLRRDIARILTKVGANKIAS; via the coding sequence ATGGAATACAAAGAACTACAATCCAAACCAGCAAAAGAACTCGAAAAACTCCTCAGGGAGAAGCGCAAGGCGCTCAGGCTTTTTCGTTTTGGCTCGGCCGGATCCAGGACAAAGAACGTCAAAGAAGGAAGAAGCCTGCGAAGAGATATTGCGAGAATTTTAACCAAGGTTGGCGCTAACAAGATAGCTTCGTAA
- a CDS encoding 50S ribosomal protein L18 has protein sequence MLNKTTQRKRRHVRVRAKVHGTATRPRLSVFRSNKHFYAQLINDDASLTLGASSDLTLKGAGKTPRDRAKQIGVDIALQAQKKGFSKVVFDRGGFAYTGIIKEFAEAARGAGLGF, from the coding sequence ATGTTAAACAAAACGACACAAAGGAAACGGCGCCATGTGCGCGTTCGCGCCAAGGTACACGGGACGGCAACACGGCCGCGGCTTTCGGTGTTCAGGTCAAACAAACACTTTTATGCGCAGCTCATCAATGATGATGCGTCACTGACCTTGGGGGCGTCATCTGACCTTACATTGAAGGGCGCTGGGAAAACGCCAAGGGATCGAGCGAAGCAGATAGGGGTTGATATTGCGCTCCAGGCACAGAAAAAAGGTTTTTCAAAAGTTGTTTTTGATCGTGGCGGCTTCGCCTATACGGGCATTATCAAGGAATTCGCAGAAGCCGCACGCGGAGCTGGTTTAGGCTTTTAA
- the rplF gene encoding 50S ribosomal protein L6 — MSRIGKRPIPIPEKTEVTVDNHTVVVRGPLGETRRSFTDEISIEVSNGTVVVTPRRNAKRTQALWGTYAAHVKNMLKGVNVPYAKELLIEGVGYRAEVKGKSLVLQVGFSHPVSMPIPPGISVAAEKNSIRISGIDKEAVGQFAANIRAVKKPEPYKGKGIRYAGEIIRRKVGKKAA; from the coding sequence ATGTCCAGGATAGGAAAACGACCAATACCAATACCGGAAAAAACAGAGGTTACGGTGGATAATCACACCGTTGTTGTACGTGGTCCTCTTGGTGAGACTCGTCGCTCTTTTACCGATGAAATCTCGATTGAAGTTTCAAATGGCACGGTAGTTGTGACACCTCGACGGAATGCAAAGCGTACTCAAGCCCTCTGGGGTACATATGCCGCGCACGTGAAGAATATGCTCAAGGGAGTTAATGTTCCCTATGCAAAAGAGTTGCTTATTGAAGGAGTCGGGTATCGCGCGGAAGTTAAGGGGAAGTCTTTGGTACTACAGGTTGGATTTTCGCACCCAGTCTCAATGCCCATTCCTCCCGGTATTTCTGTAGCCGCAGAAAAGAACTCGATACGCATTAGCGGCATCGACAAGGAAGCTGTCGGCCAATTTGCAGCTAACATACGGGCCGTAAAGAAGCCAGAACCGTACAAGGGTAAGGGTATTCGTTACGCGGGCGAAATTATCCGGAGGAAAGTCGGAAAGAAGGCCGCATAG
- a CDS encoding ATP-binding protein, translated as MAVERAPIPQQFATPEAELAYLRERLRATEHELGSRGEKNASGKAAEEVVREHTVRAPEEVLPQERILPAAEAEAIALNLSPEKHDDRMGEFLGLLQEKGIKNALAVIEQLKNPHLADDFHRFLIAYVKGGHSVYGLKERGELWKSLHMTLYEVFLPEAVKEELKGKTLKELLSSMEQFFAGMASISDISPDAPRHWSAELALADSGSEVVFYVAVPDIKKDLFEKQLLSVFPKAELYEQKDDHNVFSESGFAVGAVGALKREAILPLKTYDAFDYDPLNIILNTFAKLAKEGEGAAIQFVFDASPNSLVTSYRKTLEEVEKGKSLKDAFSASFGREFTKVFGEFMSGKSGEEKEKHVDSSLVEAIRAKIASPIIKANIRLVASAADEARAGNILNDMVAAFRQFENTTGNALVFDEKKGGRKDVLLKSFSYRLFNENESFPLSLREATTLMHLPSTGMESSPHLKQAKSGSAPAPVGLPTAGTLLGINHHRNTETKVYLTKEDRLRHFYVIGQTGTGKTTLLKNMIAQDIRDGEGVCMIDPHGTDIQDVLGLIPDSRKEDVIYFDPSNMNRVMGLNMLEYDPRYPEQKTFVVNELFSIFQKLYGAVPESMGPMFEQYFRNATLLVLEDPASGNTLLDVSRVLADADFRKIKLSKSKNPVINQFWEEIAEKTGGEVALSNIVPYITSKFDIFTANDFMRPIIAQTKSSFNFREIMDTRKILLVNLAKGRLGAINSNLLGLIIVGKILMSALSRVDIVGKGEVAPFYLYIDEFQNVTTDSISTILSEARKYKLSLTVAHQFIAQLEEGIRNAVFGNVGSMAAFRVGPEDTEFLQQQFAPIFTANDLMNIDNFNAYVRLLANGRPAKPFNIRIPAKPEGNPAQAEALKELSALKYGRPREEVEAEVAARYNL; from the coding sequence ATGGCAGTCGAAAGAGCCCCCATCCCACAGCAGTTTGCTACACCAGAAGCAGAGCTTGCGTATCTGCGTGAACGCTTGCGTGCTACAGAACACGAGCTCGGGTCTCGTGGAGAGAAGAACGCTTCAGGAAAAGCCGCCGAAGAGGTCGTGCGAGAGCATACTGTTCGCGCCCCAGAAGAGGTCCTCCCCCAAGAGCGGATTCTCCCCGCCGCAGAAGCTGAAGCGATCGCGCTCAACTTGTCCCCAGAAAAGCATGATGATCGCATGGGCGAATTCCTGGGCCTCCTCCAGGAAAAGGGGATCAAAAACGCCCTTGCAGTTATCGAACAACTAAAGAACCCCCACCTCGCGGATGATTTTCATCGTTTTTTAATTGCCTATGTGAAGGGCGGACATTCTGTTTATGGGCTGAAGGAACGTGGAGAGTTGTGGAAATCCCTACACATGACACTCTACGAGGTATTTTTGCCCGAGGCAGTAAAAGAAGAGCTTAAGGGAAAGACGCTCAAAGAACTTCTTTCATCAATGGAGCAGTTTTTCGCTGGGATGGCCTCTATCTCTGATATTTCTCCTGACGCCCCTCGGCACTGGAGCGCCGAGCTTGCCCTTGCTGATTCTGGTTCCGAAGTCGTCTTTTACGTTGCCGTTCCTGACATTAAGAAGGATTTGTTTGAGAAGCAACTTCTCTCCGTCTTTCCTAAGGCGGAGCTCTATGAGCAAAAAGACGACCACAATGTCTTTAGCGAGAGTGGTTTTGCGGTGGGTGCCGTCGGGGCGCTCAAGCGTGAGGCGATCCTCCCACTTAAAACGTATGACGCCTTTGACTACGATCCTTTGAATATTATCCTCAACACATTTGCCAAACTAGCAAAAGAGGGAGAAGGCGCGGCGATACAATTCGTATTTGACGCCTCGCCCAACTCGCTCGTGACGAGTTATAGGAAGACGCTTGAAGAAGTAGAAAAGGGTAAGTCTTTGAAAGATGCCTTCAGTGCGTCGTTTGGAAGAGAGTTTACAAAGGTATTCGGTGAGTTTATGAGCGGAAAATCAGGCGAAGAGAAAGAAAAGCACGTTGACTCGTCGCTCGTCGAAGCAATTCGGGCAAAAATTGCCTCACCTATTATAAAAGCAAATATTCGCCTGGTGGCCTCTGCTGCGGATGAAGCGCGTGCGGGGAACATTTTGAACGACATGGTTGCAGCGTTTCGGCAATTTGAAAACACTACCGGGAACGCACTTGTTTTCGATGAAAAAAAGGGAGGAAGGAAGGACGTACTCTTGAAATCCTTCTCCTATCGTTTGTTTAATGAAAACGAATCATTCCCCTTGAGTCTTCGTGAAGCAACGACGCTTATGCACTTGCCATCGACGGGGATGGAATCTTCTCCGCACCTGAAGCAAGCAAAGAGCGGCTCCGCTCCTGCCCCGGTTGGGTTGCCGACGGCGGGCACACTCTTGGGAATAAACCACCACAGGAATACTGAAACAAAGGTATATTTGACCAAAGAAGATCGATTGCGGCACTTCTATGTCATTGGACAAACTGGAACCGGTAAGACAACACTCTTGAAAAACATGATTGCGCAGGATATCCGGGATGGCGAAGGTGTTTGCATGATCGACCCCCACGGCACTGACATTCAAGACGTCCTCGGTCTCATTCCTGACAGCCGTAAGGAGGATGTCATCTATTTCGACCCGAGCAATATGAACCGCGTCATGGGTCTCAACATGCTCGAGTACGACCCGCGATATCCGGAGCAGAAGACCTTTGTCGTGAACGAGCTTTTCAGCATTTTTCAGAAGCTCTATGGTGCTGTGCCCGAATCTATGGGCCCCATGTTTGAGCAATACTTCAGAAACGCCACCCTACTCGTGCTCGAAGACCCCGCATCAGGTAACACGCTTCTCGATGTCTCGCGGGTACTTGCCGACGCCGATTTTCGCAAGATCAAACTTTCGAAGTCCAAGAATCCAGTCATCAATCAATTTTGGGAAGAAATCGCAGAGAAGACGGGGGGAGAGGTAGCACTCTCGAACATCGTTCCCTACATCACGAGCAAGTTCGACATCTTTACCGCGAACGACTTCATGCGACCCATCATTGCGCAGACAAAGTCATCTTTCAACTTCCGGGAGATTATGGACACAAGGAAGATTCTTCTCGTCAATCTCGCGAAGGGTAGGCTTGGTGCCATTAACTCAAATCTCCTCGGACTCATTATTGTTGGTAAAATCCTCATGTCAGCACTCTCTCGCGTTGATATTGTGGGGAAAGGGGAGGTGGCGCCTTTTTATCTCTATATTGATGAGTTCCAAAACGTGACGACGGACTCGATATCGACGATTCTTTCGGAGGCTCGCAAATACAAACTCTCGCTTACGGTTGCACACCAGTTTATTGCCCAACTCGAAGAAGGGATTCGTAATGCCGTCTTTGGCAACGTTGGCTCCATGGCCGCCTTCCGTGTTGGACCAGAGGATACGGAGTTCCTCCAACAACAATTCGCTCCCATCTTTACCGCGAACGACCTCATGAACATCGACAACTTCAATGCATATGTGCGTTTGTTGGCCAATGGTCGCCCCGCGAAGCCGTTTAATATTCGTATTCCTGCGAAACCAGAGGGGAATCCAGCACAAGCCGAGGCGCTAAAAGAGCTTTCGGCACTCAAATATGGGCGGCCACGCGAGGAAGTCGAGGCCGAGGTTGCTGCACGCTACAATCTCTAA
- the rplE gene encoding 50S ribosomal protein L5, which yields MKLTKEKEKTAFDALKARFGYENPMASPRLVKVIIGSGTGKVSRSDKTRNEFIAERLGKIAGQKASPRGARKSVASFKVREGEHIGFSATLRGSRMYDFLDRFLSIALPRTRDFRGISRKVIDQMGNITIGVSEHTVFPETADEELKNVFGLAVTIVTTAKTKEEAEAFLTHIGVPFKKEEESKKA from the coding sequence ATGAAGCTAACAAAAGAAAAAGAAAAAACAGCTTTTGATGCCCTTAAGGCAAGGTTTGGATATGAAAATCCAATGGCTTCGCCACGTCTCGTCAAGGTGATCATAGGCTCCGGTACTGGCAAAGTATCCCGATCCGATAAGACACGTAACGAATTTATTGCCGAACGTTTGGGAAAGATTGCTGGGCAGAAGGCATCCCCCCGAGGCGCGCGAAAGTCAGTCGCGTCCTTCAAGGTGCGTGAGGGGGAACACATTGGCTTTTCGGCTACATTACGCGGTTCGAGAATGTATGATTTCTTGGATCGGTTTCTCTCTATTGCCTTGCCACGAACGCGTGACTTTCGAGGCATTTCTCGCAAAGTGATTGATCAGATGGGAAATATAACCATAGGTGTTTCAGAGCACACAGTTTTTCCAGAGACCGCCGATGAAGAGTTAAAGAACGTTTTTGGGCTTGCGGTAACTATTGTCACGACCGCAAAGACGAAGGAGGAGGCCGAGGCGTTTTTGACGCACATTGGTGTGCCTTTCAAAAAGGAGGAGGAATCAAAAAAGGCCTAA
- a CDS encoding 30S ribosomal protein S5, with product MADIPTNLEQKGAEEPKSPVPETSSPKSFVGGRGGARGPRRGRGGRPSEGGDRRGGGGRPRRTNTRARPEFDQKVIDVRRVARVVAGGRRFSFSVVVILGDRKGRVGVGIGKGGDTSVAIDKATRFAKKNMIKVPLTESMSIRHETGAKYSSAVVEIAPAPGKGLVAGSSVRTVLDFAGVTDVAAKIMARSKNKLNNARAAIKALQKLA from the coding sequence ATGGCAGATATCCCAACAAACTTAGAACAAAAAGGCGCTGAGGAACCCAAGAGTCCCGTTCCCGAGACAAGCTCCCCCAAGAGCTTTGTTGGAGGAAGAGGGGGTGCCCGAGGGCCTCGAAGAGGAAGAGGTGGGCGCCCGTCTGAAGGCGGTGACCGTCGCGGTGGTGGCGGGCGTCCCCGTCGAACGAATACTCGTGCACGTCCTGAGTTTGACCAAAAAGTCATTGATGTTCGTCGTGTCGCACGTGTTGTTGCTGGTGGCCGCCGCTTTAGCTTCAGTGTCGTTGTTATACTGGGCGATAGGAAAGGAAGGGTTGGTGTCGGTATCGGCAAAGGAGGGGACACCTCAGTCGCCATTGATAAAGCAACCAGGTTTGCAAAGAAGAACATGATAAAGGTTCCGCTTACGGAATCTATGTCCATTCGGCATGAAACAGGCGCGAAATACTCAAGCGCCGTCGTTGAAATTGCTCCTGCGCCAGGAAAGGGATTGGTTGCTGGAAGTTCGGTCCGAACCGTCCTTGACTTCGCAGGAGTGACCGATGTCGCGGCAAAAATTATGGCGCGAAGTAAAAACAAACTCAACAATGCCCGCGCGGCAATTAAGGCTTTGCAAAAATTAGCATAA
- a CDS encoding uL15 family ribosomal protein — MQLSQLKPTTSRRGKKRIARGGKRGTYSGRGGKGQTTRANTHMRPEMRDIIKKLPKRRGYGKNRARTVNDSRRESLPITLKLLEATFSSGETVSPATLNAKGLIKKSRSARLPLKILGSGKLTKKLSVTGVPISKGAKEAIEKAGGTVN; from the coding sequence ATGCAACTCAGTCAATTAAAACCAACTACTTCTCGTAGAGGCAAAAAGCGTATTGCTCGTGGAGGCAAACGTGGTACGTATTCTGGCCGTGGAGGAAAAGGGCAGACAACACGTGCGAACACACACATGCGTCCAGAAATGCGAGACATTATTAAGAAACTCCCGAAACGGAGAGGTTATGGCAAGAACCGTGCTCGCACTGTTAATGACTCTCGAAGGGAATCTTTGCCAATAACACTCAAACTCCTTGAGGCAACCTTTTCTTCTGGAGAAACCGTGAGCCCAGCGACGCTTAATGCAAAAGGGCTTATCAAAAAAAGCCGTTCTGCTCGGCTCCCACTCAAGATTTTGGGGAGTGGCAAGCTTACGAAAAAGCTCTCTGTAACGGGCGTCCCGATTTCTAAGGGCGCAAAAGAAGCGATTGAAAAAGCTGGTGGCACGGTAAACTAG
- the rplP gene encoding 50S ribosomal protein L16 produces MLFPKKVKHRKWHRMRRNPKKVRIETRGTTVAFGNFGLKVIAPGFIRSNHIEAARKVVARATAKTGKMWIRVFPDRPFTQKAAEVGMGKGKGDVQGYEVEVLPGRVLFEIDGVEDVAAQTALRKAGSKLPVKTKVVARI; encoded by the coding sequence ATGTTATTCCCCAAAAAGGTAAAACACAGAAAATGGCATCGAATGCGCAGGAACCCAAAAAAGGTGCGCATCGAGACGCGAGGTACGACAGTTGCCTTTGGCAACTTTGGCCTGAAGGTCATTGCGCCCGGTTTCATCCGTTCTAACCATATTGAAGCGGCTCGAAAAGTTGTCGCACGCGCGACCGCGAAGACAGGCAAGATGTGGATTCGCGTTTTCCCAGATCGTCCGTTTACCCAGAAAGCTGCAGAAGTAGGCATGGGTAAGGGAAAGGGAGATGTCCAAGGGTACGAAGTCGAAGTCTTGCCTGGGAGAGTTCTTTTTGAAATTGACGGTGTCGAGGACGTGGCTGCCCAGACCGCTCTGCGTAAGGCAGGATCAAAACTTCCAGTAAAGACGAAGGTAGTCGCTCGAATTTAG
- the rpsQ gene encoding 30S ribosomal protein S17, giving the protein MATGDRKTRRQLKGTVVSDKGDKTVVVLVNRYVAHPKYGKYMQVSKKYKAHDPENKYKIGDTVVIEECPPVSKDKRFKVLA; this is encoded by the coding sequence ATGGCTACCGGAGACAGAAAAACACGTCGTCAGCTTAAGGGCACGGTTGTGTCTGACAAGGGGGACAAGACCGTCGTGGTCTTGGTAAACCGATATGTCGCACATCCCAAATATGGAAAGTACATGCAAGTAAGCAAAAAGTACAAAGCCCATGATCCGGAGAATAAATACAAAATCGGAGATACTGTCGTGATTGAGGAGTGTCCTCCCGTATCAAAAGATAAGCGTTTTAAAGTTTTAGCATGA
- a CDS encoding type Z 30S ribosomal protein S14, producing the protein MAKKSVVARSEKPPKYKSRVVRRCFRCGRRRGYMRDFNLCRICFRELANEGMIPGVKKSSW; encoded by the coding sequence ATGGCCAAAAAGTCCGTAGTCGCACGATCAGAAAAACCCCCCAAATATAAGTCGCGTGTTGTACGGCGTTGTTTTCGTTGCGGGAGGCGAAGGGGCTATATGCGCGACTTCAACCTCTGCCGCATCTGTTTCAGAGAGCTTGCAAACGAAGGCATGATACCAGGGGTCAAGAAATCTTCTTGGTAA
- the rplN gene encoding 50S ribosomal protein L14, whose amino-acid sequence MIQPEAKVIVADNSGARLCEVFKILGGTRRRYARIGDVVVASVKVAEPRKLVKKKDIVHAVVVRQRQPFKRKDGTYVRFDDNAIVIIEKGKKEPRAGRIFGPIPRELGELGYQKIISLAPEVV is encoded by the coding sequence ATGATACAACCAGAAGCAAAAGTCATAGTCGCTGATAACTCAGGCGCACGCTTGTGCGAGGTTTTTAAGATTTTGGGCGGAACCCGACGTCGATATGCGCGCATAGGTGACGTTGTTGTCGCGTCCGTTAAGGTTGCTGAGCCGCGCAAGCTTGTTAAGAAAAAGGATATCGTACATGCGGTTGTGGTGCGCCAACGGCAGCCGTTCAAGAGAAAGGACGGGACATACGTTCGCTTTGATGACAACGCGATTGTCATTATTGAGAAGGGCAAGAAAGAACCGCGCGCTGGACGTATCTTTGGACCGATTCCTCGAGAGTTGGGCGAGCTCGGGTATCAGAAGATTATTTCTCTAGCACCGGAGGTGGTATAA
- the map gene encoding type I methionyl aminopeptidase — protein sequence MAIFRDEKDIETLRESGRRLAFVVGEVVKRAKPGVSEEELDAYAEKLILKGGDTPAFKGYRPSGTRSPYPATICIQTNDKVVHGIPTNYILKEGDIVVIDTGLQHQGFFTDMAVTIPVGKVDAVAQKLITATRDALYAGIKEARAGNRLGDIGHAVEAVIKKAKFSIVPEFGGHGVGKRQHEDPFIANYGRKNTGPLIEEGLTIAIEPIVNEGSARVIFEKDGHTVRTYDGKLSAQFEHTILVTKEGPEIITDLKG from the coding sequence GTGGCGATTTTTAGAGACGAGAAAGACATAGAGACACTTCGAGAGTCGGGACGCCGGCTTGCTTTTGTTGTGGGGGAAGTGGTGAAGCGGGCTAAGCCCGGGGTCTCAGAAGAAGAGTTGGATGCGTATGCAGAGAAGTTGATTCTCAAGGGTGGGGATACACCAGCGTTTAAGGGGTATAGGCCTTCGGGCACTCGTTCTCCCTATCCAGCGACAATATGCATACAGACGAACGACAAGGTTGTGCACGGCATCCCAACCAACTATATTCTTAAGGAAGGAGATATTGTTGTCATTGATACCGGGTTACAGCACCAAGGATTCTTTACCGATATGGCAGTCACTATTCCCGTTGGGAAGGTGGATGCTGTGGCGCAGAAGTTGATTACAGCAACACGAGACGCGCTTTATGCGGGCATTAAGGAGGCTCGGGCAGGCAATCGTCTTGGAGATATTGGGCATGCCGTTGAAGCTGTTATTAAAAAAGCTAAGTTCTCCATCGTACCCGAATTTGGGGGTCATGGTGTGGGCAAGAGACAGCATGAAGACCCCTTTATTGCCAATTACGGCCGGAAGAATACGGGCCCCCTTATTGAAGAGGGGCTTACCATTGCGATTGAACCGATTGTAAACGAAGGTTCAGCGCGGGTTATCTTTGAAAAAGACGGCCACACTGTGCGCACATACGATGGGAAACTCAGTGCGCAATTTGAGCACACTATACTTGTCACCAAAGAAGGGCCCGAAATCATTACAGACTTGAAGGGCTAG
- the rplX gene encoding 50S ribosomal protein L24 — MRLKKGDNVIVISGKDRGKTGKITHAFPIDERVIVEGVNIRKKHRRSKQSRQKGQIVEFASPIHASNVMFVDPKTGKRTRLGAKVEGGKKVRVAKKSNTAV; from the coding sequence ATGCGACTCAAAAAAGGCGACAATGTAATAGTGATTTCTGGCAAAGACAGAGGGAAAACGGGTAAGATTACCCATGCTTTTCCTATCGACGAACGAGTCATTGTTGAGGGGGTAAATATCCGCAAGAAACACAGAAGGTCAAAACAGTCACGCCAGAAAGGGCAAATTGTAGAGTTTGCCTCCCCGATCCATGCCTCTAATGTAATGTTTGTTGATCCAAAGACAGGGAAACGAACACGCCTCGGGGCGAAAGTTGAAGGCGGGAAGAAGGTTCGTGTAGCGAAGAAGAGTAACACGGCAGTGTAA
- the rpsH gene encoding 30S ribosomal protein S8 has protein sequence MDPIADMLIQIKNGSLVRKESVLVPYAKFSQAVADVLVREGYLTAANKKGRKEKKILELEIAYENGKPKVEDVQRLSKLSRRKYIGVHEIRPVRQGYGTLVLSTPKGVLTGEEARRQKVGGEALFKIW, from the coding sequence ATGGATCCAATCGCCGACATGTTAATTCAAATAAAGAACGGGAGCTTAGTCCGTAAAGAGTCGGTTCTTGTTCCCTATGCAAAGTTTTCGCAAGCTGTTGCGGATGTGCTCGTGCGTGAAGGGTACTTAACGGCGGCAAACAAAAAAGGGAGGAAGGAAAAAAAGATCCTCGAACTCGAGATTGCGTATGAGAACGGAAAGCCAAAAGTAGAAGATGTGCAACGTCTCTCAAAACTTTCGCGTAGGAAATATATCGGAGTACATGAGATCCGTCCGGTACGTCAAGGATATGGAACACTTGTTCTCTCGACACCCAAAGGTGTTCTTACGGGGGAGGAAGCGCGCAGGCAAAAGGTGGGGGGTGAGGCGCTCTTTAAGATTTGGTAA
- the secY gene encoding preprotein translocase subunit SecY, translating to MNTFFQKLKTALGDETLRRRIFFVLGALVVFRILAVVPIPGIDPIRLSEFLANNQFFGLLNIFSGGGLSNLSIVMLGVTPYITASIIMQLLTVMSPKLKALYHEEGEAGRKRFMQYSRLITVPLAVIQGVGLILILSRQGVVEHLGSFDLLANVIVITAGSLLLMWIGELISEFGIGNGVSLIIFAGIVAALPATVQQLIFTFDVAQIPLYIGFVSAAIAIVAGIVWITEAERPIPVSYAKRVRGGRMYGGIQTYLPLRLNQAGVIPIIFALSILLFPQMVINFLVGVDNAAVLAVGRVLQAFFNNTVLYAAFYFFLVFFFTYFYTAVTFDPHSIATNLQKNGAFIPGVRPGATTAEYIAAILTRITLVGALFLGIVAVLPVVMQGITGITAFAIGGTSVLIVVAVLLDLVKKIDAQIAMREY from the coding sequence ATGAATACCTTCTTTCAAAAACTAAAAACTGCACTCGGCGATGAAACACTCCGACGAAGGATTTTCTTTGTCTTGGGCGCGCTCGTTGTTTTCCGTATTCTCGCCGTTGTCCCGATTCCTGGCATCGACCCCATCCGGCTTTCGGAATTTCTCGCAAACAACCAATTCTTTGGGCTTCTTAATATTTTCTCTGGAGGTGGCCTCTCAAATCTCTCTATTGTGATGTTGGGTGTGACTCCGTACATCACCGCTTCGATTATCATGCAGCTTTTGACTGTGATGTCACCGAAGTTAAAAGCGCTCTATCACGAGGAGGGTGAGGCAGGACGGAAGAGGTTTATGCAATATTCCCGCCTCATTACCGTTCCGCTTGCCGTTATCCAGGGCGTTGGTTTGATTCTCATCTTGTCACGACAGGGCGTTGTCGAACACTTGGGTTCTTTTGACCTGTTGGCTAACGTTATTGTTATTACAGCAGGCTCTCTCCTCCTTATGTGGATAGGAGAACTTATATCAGAATTTGGTATCGGTAACGGAGTTTCCCTCATCATTTTTGCCGGTATCGTCGCGGCATTGCCAGCAACTGTTCAGCAACTTATCTTTACTTTCGATGTTGCGCAGATCCCGCTCTACATAGGATTTGTGTCGGCGGCCATTGCTATCGTTGCGGGTATTGTCTGGATTACAGAAGCAGAACGACCAATTCCTGTTTCCTACGCAAAACGAGTCCGCGGAGGGCGCATGTACGGTGGTATTCAGACATATCTTCCGCTACGCCTGAACCAGGCCGGGGTTATCCCAATCATTTTTGCCCTCTCCATCCTCCTTTTTCCGCAGATGGTCATTAACTTTTTGGTCGGAGTAGACAATGCAGCAGTGCTTGCCGTAGGGAGGGTGCTCCAGGCATTCTTTAACAATACAGTGCTCTACGCCGCCTTCTACTTTTTCCTCGTGTTTTTCTTCACCTATTTCTACACCGCGGTAACGTTTGACCCACACTCGATTGCGACAAACCTGCAAAAGAATGGAGCGTTTATTCCAGGGGTGCGTCCAGGAGCTACAACAGCAGAATATATTGCGGCTATTTTGACGCGCATTACACTTGTGGGGGCGCTTTTCCTCGGCATTGTCGCAGTGCTTCCCGTTGTCATGCAGGGTATAACCGGTATAACCGCGTTTGCCATCGGAGGCACAAGCGTTCTCATCGTCGTTGCTGTTTTGCTCGATCTTGTGAAGAAGATAGACGCGCAGATAGCGATGAGAGAATATTAA
- a CDS encoding nucleoside monophosphate kinase, protein MKNAYIFIGRSGCGKGTQAELLKTYLEKKDPQQKVIWFGTGERFRNFLKEPGYTQDIARDYVEKGKLSPEFLAIHIWSHFFIEEIKGDENIIFDGTPRKLNEARVLDDALGFYNTKVCVIFMNVSRDWARERLLGRGRQDDTEEYIKSRLDWFETDVAETIAFYKNLNHTFLEINGEQPIPKVHQDIIEKVSLSTGGLPKGDNS, encoded by the coding sequence ATGAAAAATGCTTACATTTTCATCGGACGTTCCGGATGTGGCAAGGGAACTCAGGCGGAACTCCTAAAGACATATCTCGAGAAAAAAGATCCTCAACAAAAAGTTATTTGGTTTGGCACCGGTGAACGGTTCAGGAATTTCCTCAAAGAACCGGGGTATACGCAAGACATTGCGCGTGATTATGTCGAAAAGGGTAAGCTTTCTCCCGAATTTCTGGCAATCCACATTTGGTCCCACTTTTTTATTGAAGAGATTAAAGGTGATGAAAATATCATCTTTGACGGAACACCTCGCAAGTTAAACGAGGCTCGCGTACTCGACGATGCCCTTGGATTTTACAACACTAAGGTGTGTGTCATCTTCATGAATGTTTCTCGGGACTGGGCACGAGAGCGACTGCTTGGGCGCGGGAGGCAAGATGATACGGAGGAATACATTAAGAGTCGTCTTGATTGGTTTGAGACAGATGTTGCGGAAACTATTGCCTTCTACAAGAATTTGAATCACACCTTCCTTGAGATCAACGGCGAACAGCCAATACCCAAGGTGCACCAGGATATCATAGAAAAAGTTTCCCTCTCTACGGGAGGTCTCCCGAAGGGAGATAATTCCTAA